The sequence GCCTGGAGCATCGATCCGTTCCGCCGTGGAATGCAGCCAGCATGCGGCGCCGTCGCGGGGTCCGCAAGCGGGCGCCCGCATGAAACCGGCGTTGATCCGGCGCAGGCGTAGACTCGCCGCCATGGCCGGCCACGCGCGCTCCCTGACGCTCCGATTCCTCGCCGAACCCACCGACGTCAACTACGGCGGCAAGGTGCATGGCGGGGTGGTGATGAAGTGGATCGACCAGGCCGGATACGCCGCGGCGGTCGGATGGAGCGGGCGCTATTGCGTGACGGTGGCGGTGGGCGGCATCCGCTTCGTCGCGCCGGTGCGCATCTCCGACCTCGTCACCGTGTCGGCGACGCTCGTGCGCACCGGCACCACCTCGATGAACTTCCTGGTGGAGGTGCGCGCGCGCGATCCCATGGGCGGCGACTCGCGCCTGTGCACGCACTGCATCATCGTGTTCGTCGCGCTCGATGGGGTGGAAGGCAAGGCGGTCGCCGTGCCGTCGTGGAAAGCCGACAGCGATTCCGACCGCCGCTTGTCGGACTACGCCGAGAAGGTCATGACCCTGAGCAAGGGCATCGAGGAAACGGTCGCGCGCATCACGCCCGAAGACCTGCCCTGAAACGCAGAAGGCCGCCTTGCGGCGGCCTTCGGAAGAGCGGCGTTGCGACGACGATTACATCGCCACGCGGCGGGCCGAGAGGTAACGGCCACTCCAGTAAGAGGAATACAGGCTGTCCACGCGGACGTCCTTGCCGCGGCTCGGCGCGTGCAGGAAGCGGCCTTCGCCGACATAGATGCCGACATGGCTCACGCGGCCACGCAGGCCGAAGAACACCAGGTCGCCCGGGGCGAGCGCGGCACGGTCGTTGACCGCTTCGCCGCTCTGCGCCATCTGGCGCGACACGCGCGGCAGGTCCATGCCGAGCACGGTGCGGTAGACGTAACCAACCAGGCCGCTGCAGTCGAAGCCGTCGGTGGATTCACCGCCCCAGCGATACGGCGTGCCGAGCAGCGTCATCGCCTTGGTGAGGACGTTCTGGATGCGATCGGTCAGGCGCGGCTTGCCGAGGCTGTCCAACTG comes from Lysobacter sp. KIS68-7 and encodes:
- a CDS encoding acyl-CoA thioesterase gives rise to the protein MAGHARSLTLRFLAEPTDVNYGGKVHGGVVMKWIDQAGYAAAVGWSGRYCVTVAVGGIRFVAPVRISDLVTVSATLVRTGTTSMNFLVEVRARDPMGGDSRLCTHCIIVFVALDGVEGKAVAVPSWKADSDSDRRLSDYAEKVMTLSKGIEETVARITPEDLP
- a CDS encoding C40 family peptidase is translated as MTTDDLTAGQPAATRAFRQRVRVGALRLLCCAALCAGGTSVAFAQTAPSADVSTQAVAATAIAAAPAAANRTTHVRPIFGDLSDLADAEPGSTVQLDSLGKPRLTDRIQNVLTKAMTLLGTPYRWGGESTDGFDCSGLVGYVYRTVLGMDLPRVSRQMAQSGEAVNDRAALAPGDLVFFGLRGRVSHVGIYVGEGRFLHAPSRGKDVRVDSLYSSYWSGRYLSARRVAM